One Cryptomeria japonica chromosome 9, Sugi_1.0, whole genome shotgun sequence genomic window carries:
- the LOC131044505 gene encoding uncharacterized protein LOC131044505 yields the protein MFFYEHQITLSHYSDYFPQGNGLAESSNKNLVAIMKKLVDDNAQNWHKKVYEALWVDRITPKRAIGIAPIELVYGIGAKVSLPLELLVARLQTIIEDCFFQNTLEKRVVYLMKLEEEREMLVDRIYEHQNRLKKIFDMRAQPRDFLEGDEVLLWDKRREPKGAHGKFDSLWKGSFKIHEVVGPNALRLSYSDGAVMPYTYNE from the coding sequence ATGTTCTTctatgaacatcaaattactctCTCACACTACTCCGATTACTTTCCACAAGGAAATGGATTGGCAGAATCGAGCAACAAGAACCTGGTAGcaatcatgaagaagttagttgatgataatgccCAGAACTGGCATAAAAAGGTCTATGAAGCCCTTTGGGTGGATAGAATTACCCCTAAAAGAGCCATTGGAATTGCACCTATTGAGCTAGTGTATGggattggtgcaaaagtttctttacCTTTGGAATTGTTAGTGGCTAGGCTTCAAACTATAATTGAGGATTGCTTTTTCCAGAATACTCTAGAGAAGAGGGTTGTGTATCTGATGAagttggaagaagagagagaaatgTTAGTGGATAGAATATATGAGCATCAAAACAGGTTGAAGAAGATTTTTGATATGAGGGCCCAACCAAGAGATTTTCTTGAAGGGGATGAAGTACTATTGTGGGATAAGAGAAGGGAACCAAAGGGtgcccatggaaaatttgattcacTGTGGAAAGGTTCGTTCAAGATCCATGAAGTAGTAGGACCGAATGCATTAAGACTAAGTTATTCTGATGGAGCAGTTATGCCTTACACCTATAATGAGTAG